A stretch of Mesoplodon densirostris isolate mMesDen1 chromosome 7, mMesDen1 primary haplotype, whole genome shotgun sequence DNA encodes these proteins:
- the LOC132494299 gene encoding pregnancy-associated glycoprotein 2-like, translated as MLRTHSFLSTWTQERSMKWLGILGLVAVSECLVLIPLTKVKTMRETLREKSLLTNFLKRNNDDRSQNVAHDSKLSLHPLRNYLDLAYVGNITIGTPPQEFKVIFDTGSADLWVPSTYCDSVPCYKHKVFNPHASTTFRLSGLPVDLTYGSGRMVGFLGYDTVRIGKLVDVVQPFALSKLQFGLEHAPFDGILGLGYRSLAIQGTVPVFDNLKRRGLISQPVFAFYLSTRKENGSTVMLGGVDHRYYKGKLQWIPVSQPHYWQITMNRITMNGVVFGCLHGCQAILDTGTSLVLGPSKLVTALHTLINAKPISHEFAVPCSSLSRLPTMIFTINGKDYPVPPQAYIRKSLRGFCLSSFEGGTENLSRSETWILGDVFLRLYFSAYDRGKNRVGLAPAV; from the exons ATGCTCAGAACTCACTCTTTCCTGAGTACTTGGACCCAGGAAAGAAGCATGAAGTGGCTTGGGATCCTTGGGCTGGTGGCCGTCTCAGAGTGCCTAGTCCT AATCCCTCTAACAAAGGTGAAGACCATGCGAGAAACCCTCAGGGAAAAAAGCTTGCTGACAAACTTCCTGAAGAGGAACAATGACGACAGGTCCCAGAATGTCGCTCATGACTCGAAATTGTCTCTTCATCCCCTGAGGAACTACCTGGAT CTAGCCTATGTCGGCAACATCACCATTGGAACGCCACCTCAGGAGTTCAAGGTCATCTTTGACACCGGCTCAGCTGACTTGTGGGTGCCCTCCACCTACTGCGACAGTGTCCCCTGCT ATAAACACAAGGTCTTCAACCCTCACGCGTCCACCACCTTCCGGCTCTCGGGCCTGCCCGTCGACCTCACCTACGGCTCCGGGAGGATGGTTGGATTTCTTGGCTACGACACTGTTCGG ATCGGGAAACTTGTCGATGTGGTCCAGCCGTTTGCCCTGAGCAAGTTGCAGTTTGGGCTGGAGCATGCACCCTTCGATGGCATCCTGGGCTTAGGCTACCGCAGCCTCGCCATCCAAGGGACCGTCCCCGTCTTCGACAACCTGAAGAGACGAGGCCTCATTTCTCAGCCTGTCTTTGCCTTCTACTTGAGCAC cCGGAAGGAGAATGGCAGCACGGTGATGTTAGGCGGGGTGGACCACAGGTACTACAAAGGAAAGCTCCAGTGGATACCAGTGTCCCAACCTCACTACTGGCAGATAACCATGAACCG CATCACCATGAACGGTGTGGTTTTTGGTTGTCTCCACGGCTGCCAGGCCATTCTGGATACCGGGACCTCCTTGGTGCTTGGCCCAAGTAAACTGGTCACCGCCCTCCACACGCTCATCAACGCCAAGCCTATCAGTCACGAG TTCGCGGTTCCATGTAGCTCTCTGTCACGCCTGCCTACCATGATCTTCACCATCAACGGCAAGGACTACCCAGTGCCCCCTCAAGCCTACATCAGAAAG AGCCTTCGGGGCTTCTGCCTCAGCAGCTTTGAAGGGGGCACAGAGAACCTGAGCCGGTCGGAGACCTGGATCCTGGGCGACGTCTTCCTGAGGCTGTATTTCTCGGCTTACGATCGGGGAAAAAACAGGGTTGGCCTGGCTCCCGCAGTGTAA
- the LOC132494382 gene encoding pregnancy-associated glycoprotein 2-like, with product MLRTHSFLSTWTQERSMKWLGILGLVAVSECLVLIPLTKVKTMRETLREKSLLTNFLKRNNDDRSQNVAHDSKLSLHPLRNYLDLAYVGNITIGTPPQEFKVIFDTGSADLWVPSTYCDSVPCYKHKVFNPHASTTFRLSGLPVDLTYGSGRMVGFLGYDTVRIGKLVDVVQPFALSKLQFGLEHAPFDGILGLGYRSLAIQGTVPVFDNLKRRGLISQPVFAFYLSTRKENGSTVMLGGVDHRYYKGKLQWIPVSQPHYWQITMNRITMNGVVFGCLHGCQAILDTGTSLVLGPSKLVTALHTLINAKPISHEFAVPCSSLSRLPTMIFTINGKDYPVPPQAYIRKSLRGFCLSSFEGGTENLSRSETWILGDVFLRLYFSAYDRGKNRVGLAPAV from the exons AATCCCTCTAACAAAGGTGAAGACCATGCGAGAAACCCTCAGGGAAAAAAGCTTGCTGACAAACTTCCTGAAGAGGAACAATGACGACAGGTCCCAGAATGTCGCTCATGACTCGAAATTGTCTCTTCATCCCCTGAGGAACTACCTGGAC CTAGCCTATGTCGGCAACATCACCATTGGAACGCCACCTCAGGAGTTCAAGGTCATCTTTGACACCGGCTCAGCTGACTTGTGGGTGCCCTCCACCTACTGCGACAGTGTCCCCTGCT ATAAACACAAGGTCTTCAACCCTCACGCGTCCACCACCTTCCGGCTCTCGGGCCTGCCCGTCGACCTCACCTACGGCTCCGGGAGGATGGTTGGATTTCTTGGCTACGACACTGTTCGG ATCGGGAAACTTGTCGATGTGGTCCAGCCGTTTGCCCTGAGCAAGTTGCAGTTTGGGCTGGAGCATGCACCCTTCGATGGCATCCTGGGCTTAGGCTACCGCAGCCTCGCCATCCAAGGGACCGTCCCTGTCTTCGACAACCTGAAGAGACGAGGCCTCATTTCTCAGCCTGTCTTTGCCTTCTACTTGAGCAC cCGGAAGGAGAATGGCAGCACGGTGATGTTAGGCGGGGTGGACCACAGGTACTACAAAGGAAAGCTCCAGTGGATACCAGTGTCCCAACCTCACTACTGGCAGATAACCATGAACCG CATCACCATGAACGGTGTGGTTTTTGGTTGTCTCCACGGCTGCCAGGCCATTCTGGATACCGGGACCTCCTTGGTGCTTGGCCCAAGTAAACTGGTCACCGCCCTCCACACGCTCATCAACGCCAAGCCTATCAGTCACGAG TTCGCGGTTCCATGTAGCTCTCTGTCACGCCTGCCTACCATGATCTTCACCATCAACGGCAAGGACTACCCAGTGCCCCCTCAAGCCTACATCAGAAAG AGCCTTCGGGGCTTCTGCCTCAGCAGCTTTGAAGGGGGCACAGAGAACCTGAGCCGGTCGGAGACCTGGATCCTGGGCGACGTCTTCCTGAGGCTGTATTTCTCGGCTTACGATCGGGGAAAAAACAGGGTTGGCCTGGCTCCCGCAGTGTAA